The Leucobacter chromiiresistens genome has a window encoding:
- the pdxT gene encoding pyridoxal 5'-phosphate synthase glutaminase subunit PdxT: protein MVTRPRPAPVVGVLALQGGVAEHGGMLERLGARVVLVRRERDFAGADGPRLDALVLPGGESSTQDRLLRLFDLADGLRAVIAEGLPVLGTCAGLVLLARDVRDAAPGQRSLGVLDVAVRRNAIGPQTASREVELAVDAEDVVGQRDGRVRAAVIRAPEVASVGPGARAICRAGGRALGATSAPAFAHAGDDGGVSRGARPRLGAVTGIAVHPELTGDPAFHRALLAQVR from the coding sequence ATGGTGACCCGCCCCCGCCCGGCGCCCGTGGTCGGCGTGCTCGCGCTGCAGGGCGGCGTGGCCGAGCACGGCGGGATGCTCGAGCGGCTCGGTGCGCGCGTCGTGCTCGTGCGGCGCGAGCGCGACTTCGCGGGGGCCGACGGCCCGCGCCTCGATGCGCTCGTGCTGCCCGGCGGCGAGTCGAGCACGCAGGATCGGCTGCTCCGGCTCTTCGATCTGGCGGACGGCCTGCGTGCGGTGATCGCGGAGGGGCTCCCCGTGCTGGGCACCTGCGCCGGGCTGGTGCTGCTCGCCCGGGACGTGCGGGATGCGGCTCCCGGGCAGCGCTCGCTCGGCGTGCTCGATGTCGCCGTGCGGCGCAACGCGATCGGTCCGCAGACGGCCTCGCGCGAGGTCGAGCTCGCGGTCGATGCGGAGGACGTCGTGGGCCAGCGCGACGGCCGGGTGCGTGCGGCGGTCATCCGCGCGCCCGAGGTGGCCTCGGTCGGGCCCGGCGCGCGCGCCATCTGCCGGGCGGGCGGGCGCGCGCTCGGTGCGACATCGGCGCCCGCGTTCGCGCATGCGGGCGACGATGGGGGCGTGTCGCGAGGTGCCCGGCCCCGCCTCGGTGCGGTCACGGGGATCGCGGTGCACCCGGAGCTGACCGGCGATCCCGCGTTCCACCGGGCCCTCCTCGCGCAGGTTCGCTGA
- the pdxS gene encoding pyridoxal 5'-phosphate synthase lyase subunit PdxS — MTAQTASAAHHDAPAVPDAPGEHDAPAAPGATVGSPLVKRGLADMLKGGVIMDVVTPEQARIAEDAGAVAVMALERVPADIRAQGGVARMSDPDLIDAIRATVSIPVMAKARIGHFVEAQVLEALEVDYIDESEVLSPADYAHHIDKRGFTVPFVCGATNLGEALRRIAEGAAMIRSKGEAGTGDVSEATKHIRTIRGEIARLSALGADELFVAAKELAAPYDLVAEVAASGRLPVVLFTAGGVATPADAAMMMQLGADGVFVGSGIFKSGDPARRAAAIVRATARFDDPGAIADASRGLGEAMVGINVADLPAPHRLADRGW, encoded by the coding sequence ATGACTGCACAGACTGCCTCCGCCGCCCACCACGATGCCCCCGCCGTGCCCGACGCCCCCGGCGAGCATGACGCCCCCGCCGCGCCCGGCGCCACCGTCGGCTCGCCCCTCGTCAAGCGGGGGCTCGCCGACATGCTCAAGGGCGGCGTCATCATGGACGTCGTCACCCCCGAGCAGGCGCGGATCGCCGAAGACGCGGGCGCGGTCGCCGTGATGGCACTCGAACGCGTTCCCGCCGACATCCGCGCGCAGGGCGGTGTGGCGCGCATGAGCGATCCCGACCTCATCGACGCCATCCGGGCGACCGTCTCGATCCCGGTGATGGCGAAGGCGCGCATCGGGCACTTCGTCGAGGCGCAGGTGCTCGAAGCGCTCGAGGTCGACTACATCGACGAGTCGGAGGTGCTGTCGCCCGCCGACTACGCGCACCACATCGACAAGCGCGGGTTCACGGTGCCGTTCGTGTGCGGTGCGACGAACCTCGGCGAGGCCCTGCGGCGCATCGCGGAGGGAGCGGCGATGATCCGCTCCAAGGGCGAGGCCGGCACCGGCGACGTCTCGGAGGCGACGAAGCACATCCGCACGATCCGCGGCGAGATCGCCCGGCTCTCGGCGCTCGGGGCCGACGAGCTCTTCGTCGCCGCGAAGGAGCTCGCGGCCCCCTACGACCTCGTCGCCGAAGTGGCGGCGAGCGGACGGCTGCCGGTGGTGCTCTTCACGGCGGGCGGGGTGGCGACGCCCGCCGACGCGGCGATGATGATGCAGCTCGGCGCCGACGGGGTGTTCGTCGGATCCGGCATCTTCAAGTCGGGCGACCCCGCGAGGCGCGCCGCGGCGATCGTGCGGGCGACCGCCCGCTTCGACGATCCCGGCGCCATCGCCGATGCATCGCGCGGGCTCGGCGAGGCGATGGTGGGCATCAACGTCGCCGACCTGCCCGCACCGCATCGTCTGGCAGATCGGGGATGGTGA
- a CDS encoding alkylhydroperoxidase domain protein: protein MTTPASRESGAVAPPVDVIAALTGIAPGDALDQARDRRPESRQHAQGSFEALFVPVDASQVSLPERAAVALFVARLHREPEAVAFYGALLRETGDGAGLEPLIVAEAERAAGSGPYGSFRAENAPESVAGPEYAVESVEAAYALGDRLAAALEHAHMLVLHPRDADRERLGRLLDAGWSSTGIVTLSQLVSFLAFQLRVAHGLRELRESIGGAAAADSDALASLPAHVAVAARERAGATAERDPAIATESLPPAPRVDEPQRFTQDVLGWKPWIEPLPVAEFTEAHYEALVQRDRVHMPYFRLLARDPEALRERTLTDLDIFFNTDAGLPRAERELAAAAASRLNGCVFCASVHSRFATEQGADRGEVQRLLDEGVGARISARIDAIVDATVALTATPPRFGQQEIAALRAVGLGELELLDAIQAGAFFNWANRLMLSIGEPSV from the coding sequence ATGACCACCCCCGCATCCCGCGAATCCGGCGCGGTCGCGCCGCCCGTCGACGTCATCGCCGCGCTCACCGGCATCGCCCCGGGCGACGCGCTCGATCAGGCGCGCGATCGCCGACCCGAGTCGCGCCAGCACGCCCAGGGCAGTTTCGAGGCGCTCTTCGTGCCCGTCGACGCCTCCCAGGTGTCGCTGCCCGAGCGCGCGGCGGTCGCCCTGTTCGTCGCGCGCCTCCACCGGGAGCCCGAGGCGGTCGCGTTCTACGGCGCGCTGCTGCGCGAGACGGGCGACGGGGCGGGGCTCGAACCGCTCATCGTCGCCGAGGCCGAGCGCGCGGCGGGCAGCGGCCCGTACGGATCCTTCCGGGCCGAGAACGCGCCCGAGAGCGTCGCCGGCCCCGAGTACGCGGTGGAGTCGGTGGAGGCCGCCTACGCGCTCGGCGACCGGCTCGCGGCGGCGCTCGAGCACGCGCACATGCTGGTGCTGCACCCGCGCGACGCCGACCGGGAGCGGCTCGGCCGCCTGCTCGACGCGGGCTGGAGCAGCACGGGCATCGTCACCCTGTCGCAGCTCGTCTCCTTCCTCGCCTTCCAGCTGCGCGTGGCGCACGGTCTGCGCGAGCTGCGCGAGAGCATCGGCGGCGCCGCGGCGGCCGACTCCGACGCGCTCGCGTCGTTGCCCGCGCACGTCGCGGTGGCGGCCCGCGAGCGAGCGGGCGCGACGGCGGAGCGCGATCCCGCGATCGCGACCGAGTCGCTGCCGCCGGCGCCGCGCGTCGACGAGCCGCAGCGGTTCACGCAGGACGTGCTCGGCTGGAAGCCCTGGATCGAGCCTCTGCCGGTCGCCGAGTTCACCGAGGCCCACTACGAGGCGCTCGTGCAGCGCGACCGGGTGCACATGCCCTACTTCCGGCTGCTCGCACGCGACCCCGAGGCGCTGCGCGAGCGCACGCTCACCGACCTCGACATCTTCTTCAACACCGATGCCGGGCTGCCCCGGGCGGAGCGCGAACTCGCGGCCGCCGCCGCGTCGCGCCTCAACGGGTGCGTCTTCTGCGCATCGGTGCACTCCCGCTTCGCCACGGAGCAGGGCGCGGATCGCGGTGAGGTGCAGCGCCTGCTCGACGAGGGGGTGGGCGCTCGCATCTCGGCGAGGATCGACGCGATCGTCGACGCGACCGTGGCGCTCACGGCGACCCCGCCCCGCTTCGGGCAGCAGGAGATCGCGGCGCTGCGCGCGGTCGGGCTCGGCGAGCTCGAGCTGCTCGACGCGATCCAGGCCGGAGCGTTCTTCAACTGGGCCAACCGCCTGATGCTCTCGATCGGCGAGCCGAGCGTCTGA
- a CDS encoding dipeptide ABC transporter ATP-binding protein, translating into MTAAPLLSIRDLAVQYRTRRGTVDAVRGVGFDVRAGEVTAVVGESGSGKTTVAQSVIGLLPSNGRVTAGSVTLNERRLGTTELVGLPERRWRDLRGRCIGLIPQDPGNSLNPVQPVGKSISESLRIHGRPSRDEVRDRVHALLEQVGIDQPVKRARQYPHEFSGGMRQRVLIAAALANDPELIIADEPTSALDVTVQRTVLDLIDRLREETGTGVLFITHDLAVAADRADSVVVMRGGEVQESGPAAQVLANPASAYTKQLMADAPSFGRLVDRETVVLAAEPASATAEPGSATAGPASAAALVEVRDLRQVFGRGSDAFVAVDGVSFAVAPGTTHALVGESGSGKTTTGRAIAGFAAPTSGSVRVAGTEVTELRGGALRQFRRTTQMVYQNPYGSLDPRLSVGQTLAEPLANYRIGTGSRADRAERVAHALEVVSLPAEFSQRRPRELSGGQRQRVAIARALIVEPELVVLDEAVSALDVTVQAQILRLLARLQQELGLTYVFISHDLAVVRQISDTVTVLQRGRQVEHGATEDVFSNAQDPYTQRLIEAIPGASLTSGHWEI; encoded by the coding sequence ATGACCGCCGCACCCCTGCTCAGCATCCGAGACCTCGCGGTGCAGTACCGCACCCGCCGCGGCACGGTCGACGCGGTGCGCGGCGTCGGCTTCGACGTGCGCGCCGGCGAGGTCACCGCGGTGGTCGGGGAGTCGGGATCGGGCAAGACCACGGTCGCGCAATCCGTCATCGGCCTGCTCCCGTCGAACGGGCGGGTCACGGCGGGCAGCGTCACGCTGAACGAGCGGCGCCTCGGCACGACCGAGCTCGTCGGGCTCCCCGAGCGGCGCTGGCGCGACCTCCGCGGTCGGTGCATCGGGCTCATCCCGCAGGATCCCGGCAACTCGCTCAACCCCGTGCAGCCGGTCGGCAAGAGCATCAGCGAGTCGCTGCGCATCCACGGCCGGCCGAGCCGCGACGAGGTGCGCGATCGCGTGCACGCGCTGCTCGAGCAGGTCGGCATCGACCAGCCCGTCAAGCGCGCCCGGCAGTACCCGCACGAGTTCTCGGGCGGCATGCGGCAGCGCGTGCTCATAGCCGCGGCCCTCGCCAACGACCCCGAGCTGATCATCGCCGACGAGCCCACCAGCGCGCTCGACGTCACCGTGCAGCGCACTGTGCTCGACCTGATCGATCGCCTGCGCGAGGAGACGGGAACCGGTGTGCTGTTCATCACGCACGACCTCGCGGTGGCGGCCGACCGGGCCGACAGCGTCGTCGTGATGCGCGGCGGCGAGGTGCAGGAGTCGGGGCCCGCGGCGCAGGTGCTCGCGAACCCCGCCTCGGCGTACACGAAGCAGCTGATGGCCGACGCCCCGTCGTTCGGCAGGCTCGTCGACCGTGAGACCGTCGTCCTTGCAGCCGAGCCCGCCTCGGCGACAGCCGAGCCCGGCTCGGCGACGGCCGGGCCCGCATCCGCGGCCGCCCTCGTCGAGGTGCGCGACCTCCGCCAGGTGTTCGGGCGCGGGTCCGACGCGTTCGTCGCCGTCGACGGCGTCTCGTTCGCCGTCGCACCCGGCACGACGCACGCGCTCGTCGGCGAATCGGGATCCGGCAAGACCACGACCGGCCGGGCGATCGCGGGCTTCGCCGCGCCGACCTCCGGAAGCGTGCGCGTCGCGGGCACCGAGGTCACCGAGCTGCGCGGCGGCGCGCTGCGCCAGTTCCGCCGCACCACGCAGATGGTGTACCAGAACCCGTACGGCTCGCTCGATCCGCGCCTCTCCGTGGGCCAGACCCTCGCCGAGCCGCTCGCCAACTACCGCATCGGCACCGGAAGCCGCGCCGATCGCGCCGAGCGGGTGGCCCACGCCCTCGAGGTCGTGTCGCTGCCCGCGGAGTTCTCCCAGCGCCGCCCCCGCGAGCTGTCGGGCGGGCAGCGGCAGCGCGTCGCCATCGCACGCGCGCTGATCGTGGAGCCCGAGCTCGTCGTGCTCGACGAGGCCGTGTCGGCGCTCGACGTGACCGTGCAGGCGCAGATCCTCCGGCTGCTCGCGCGGCTGCAGCAGGAGCTCGGCCTCACCTACGTATTCATCTCGCACGACCTCGCCGTGGTGCGGCAGATCTCCGACACCGTCACCGTGCTGCAGCGCGGCCGGCAGGTGGAGCACGGAGCCACGGAAGACGTCTTCAGCAACGCCCAAGACCCCTACACCCAGCGCCTCATCGAGGCGATTCCCGGCGCATCGCTGACGTCGGGCCACTGGGAGATCTGA
- a CDS encoding ABC transporter permease gives MTAIDVSAARAVPPAARRGFSWRALLRPGLIVPVLILLIALAWAVAPGLFTSVNPTANVGPALQGPSAEHWFGTDATGRDLYARVIHGASQSISAALIAVLVGLVVGSLIGITAGAVGGWVDEALMRVVDVLLAIPTLLLSLSIVILLGFGTANAAIAVGATSIAVFARLSRSQVVSVRASEFVEAAYGSGGAFFGVLWRHILPNSLTAVIALAALQLGSAILQISTLGFLGYGAPPPTPEWGLLIAEGRNYLATSWWLTALPGIVVVLVVLATNRLSRAIGDGGRA, from the coding sequence ATGACCGCGATCGACGTCTCGGCCGCGCGCGCGGTGCCGCCGGCCGCCCGGCGCGGCTTCTCGTGGCGCGCGCTCCTGCGCCCCGGCCTCATCGTGCCGGTGCTGATCCTGCTCATCGCCCTCGCCTGGGCGGTGGCGCCCGGGCTGTTCACCTCGGTCAACCCGACGGCGAACGTCGGCCCCGCCCTGCAGGGCCCGAGCGCCGAGCACTGGTTCGGCACCGACGCGACCGGCCGCGACCTGTACGCGCGCGTCATCCACGGCGCCTCGCAGTCGATCAGCGCGGCGCTCATCGCCGTGCTCGTCGGCCTCGTCGTCGGCTCGCTCATCGGCATCACCGCGGGCGCCGTGGGCGGTTGGGTCGACGAGGCCCTCATGCGCGTGGTCGACGTGCTGCTCGCGATCCCGACCCTGCTGCTCTCGCTCAGCATCGTGATCCTGCTCGGCTTCGGCACCGCGAACGCGGCCATCGCCGTCGGTGCGACGTCCATCGCCGTGTTCGCGCGCCTCTCCCGCTCCCAGGTCGTGAGCGTGCGCGCGAGCGAGTTCGTCGAGGCCGCCTACGGGTCGGGCGGCGCGTTCTTCGGCGTGCTGTGGCGCCACATCCTGCCGAACTCGCTCACCGCCGTCATCGCGCTCGCCGCGCTGCAGCTCGGCTCCGCGATCCTGCAGATCTCCACCCTCGGGTTCCTCGGCTACGGCGCCCCGCCGCCCACGCCCGAGTGGGGGCTGCTCATCGCCGAAGGGCGCAACTACCTCGCCACCTCGTGGTGGCTGACCGCGCTCCCCGGCATCGTAGTGGTGCTCGTGGTGCTCGCGACCAACCGGCTCAGCCGTGCGATCGGCGATGGAGGACGCGCATGA
- a CDS encoding ABC transporter permease produces MSRAALLRRVGQAILVLALAYTAAYVLLAALPGDAVMARFGNPDLGLSAEQLAEIRASYGVDRPFLVRFFDSVGAFLQGDLGYSVQSGAAVSTLLAEALPSTLTLAVVALILAVFLAVVIAFTASYGAGSWLRRLFRNLPPLFVSLPVFWIGIVLIQVFSFQLGLVPTIGATDVQALILPAITLAIPIAAPLAQVLLRSIDEVSEQPFIAVVRARGASTSWLLWRNVAPNALLPAMTMAGLLFGELVGGAIVTEAVFGRVGIGALTAQAVANRDTPVLLAVVVIATVVFVTINLVVDLLYPVLDARLRQRTARTQNGVPA; encoded by the coding sequence GTGAGCCGGGCGGCGCTGCTGCGGCGCGTGGGCCAGGCGATCCTGGTCCTCGCGCTCGCCTACACCGCCGCGTACGTGCTGCTCGCGGCGCTGCCGGGAGATGCCGTCATGGCGCGCTTCGGCAACCCCGACCTCGGGCTCTCGGCCGAGCAGCTCGCCGAGATCCGGGCGAGCTACGGGGTCGACCGGCCCTTCCTCGTACGGTTCTTCGACTCCGTCGGCGCCTTCCTGCAGGGCGACCTCGGCTACTCCGTGCAGAGCGGAGCGGCCGTCTCCACCCTGCTCGCCGAGGCGCTGCCCTCGACGCTGACCCTCGCGGTGGTCGCACTGATCCTCGCCGTCTTCCTGGCCGTGGTCATCGCGTTCACCGCGAGCTACGGCGCGGGCAGCTGGCTGCGGCGCCTCTTCCGCAACCTGCCGCCGCTCTTCGTCTCGCTGCCGGTCTTCTGGATCGGCATCGTGCTCATCCAGGTGTTCTCCTTCCAGCTCGGCCTCGTGCCGACGATCGGGGCGACTGACGTGCAGGCGCTCATCCTGCCCGCCATCACCCTCGCGATCCCCATCGCGGCGCCCCTCGCCCAGGTGCTGCTGCGCAGCATCGACGAGGTCAGCGAGCAGCCGTTCATCGCGGTGGTGCGGGCCCGGGGCGCCAGCACCAGCTGGCTGCTCTGGCGCAACGTCGCCCCGAACGCCCTGCTGCCGGCGATGACGATGGCCGGCCTGCTCTTCGGCGAGCTCGTCGGCGGCGCGATCGTCACCGAGGCCGTCTTCGGGCGGGTCGGCATCGGCGCGCTCACCGCGCAGGCGGTCGCCAACCGCGACACCCCCGTGCTGCTCGCCGTGGTCGTCATCGCGACCGTCGTCTTCGTCACCATCAACCTCGTGGTGGATCTGCTGTACCCCGTGCTCGACGCGCGGCTCAGGCAGCGCACCGCGCGAACGCAGAACGGAGTGCCCGCATGA
- a CDS encoding TIGR04028 family ABC transporter substrate-binding protein, producing the protein MKKHRIAWIATMAVAAMAITGCSANAGGGSGDGAAQEGGTLTYLEPQTWNTLYPPAAGFYPNGGVVNQVTDRLLYQNPETLELEPWIASELPEVNADATEYTFTLREGVTYSDGTPLDAENVVKNFDLYGKGDTDRALSISEAINNYERGEVVDERTVKFHFSAPSPGFAQATSTINSGLLANATLDRTNEEFGPGNATEIIGSGPFVISDEQIGKETDLAVREDYDWAPESREHQGRAHLDAVNIIVAGESSVRVGTVTSGQAQIARSIPAPDEAQFTGDTLSLVHAATNGVNNSLSFRFAHAPLNDIKVRQAIIAGIDREAIVSTLFTENYPLATGILAKTALGYTDTSEFYEYDPEQAEQLLDEAGWKPGSDGIREKDGERLSITFNEALPQPRSKEVVTLIQEQLAELGIEVELFPGDQAAQDEARLDADTIQVYHSMVGRADYDVLKSQIFSTNRNANLNLDTATGTIHDPELDAALAEIASVPTSDERAAASAKAQQILAEQAYVLPLFEEPQVFGLQASVQGFQTESIGRPSFYDVQLGE; encoded by the coding sequence ATGAAGAAGCACCGCATCGCCTGGATCGCCACGATGGCAGTAGCCGCGATGGCGATCACCGGGTGCTCGGCGAACGCGGGCGGCGGCTCCGGCGACGGCGCGGCGCAGGAGGGCGGCACGCTCACCTACCTCGAGCCGCAGACCTGGAACACGCTCTACCCGCCGGCCGCGGGCTTCTACCCCAACGGCGGCGTCGTCAACCAGGTGACGGATCGCCTGCTCTACCAGAACCCCGAGACCCTCGAGCTCGAGCCCTGGATCGCGAGCGAGCTGCCCGAGGTGAACGCCGACGCGACCGAGTACACCTTCACGCTGCGCGAGGGCGTCACCTACTCGGACGGCACGCCGCTCGACGCGGAGAACGTGGTGAAGAACTTCGACCTCTACGGCAAAGGCGATACGGATCGCGCGCTCTCGATCTCCGAGGCGATCAACAACTATGAGCGCGGCGAGGTCGTCGACGAGCGCACCGTGAAGTTCCACTTCAGCGCGCCGTCGCCCGGCTTCGCCCAGGCGACCTCGACCATCAACTCCGGCCTGCTCGCCAACGCGACACTCGACCGCACGAACGAGGAGTTCGGGCCCGGCAACGCCACCGAGATCATCGGCAGCGGCCCCTTCGTCATCTCCGACGAGCAGATCGGCAAGGAGACCGACCTGGCCGTGCGCGAGGACTACGACTGGGCGCCGGAGTCGCGCGAGCACCAGGGCCGCGCCCACCTCGACGCCGTCAACATCATCGTCGCGGGCGAGTCGAGCGTGCGCGTCGGCACCGTCACGTCGGGTCAGGCGCAGATCGCCCGCTCCATCCCCGCGCCCGACGAGGCGCAGTTCACCGGCGACACCCTGTCGCTCGTGCACGCAGCGACGAACGGCGTCAACAACAGCCTGAGCTTCCGCTTCGCCCACGCCCCGCTGAACGACATCAAGGTGCGCCAGGCCATCATCGCGGGCATCGACCGCGAGGCCATCGTGAGCACCCTGTTCACCGAGAACTACCCGCTCGCCACCGGCATCCTCGCGAAGACCGCGCTCGGCTACACCGACACCTCGGAGTTCTACGAGTACGACCCGGAGCAGGCCGAGCAGCTGCTCGACGAGGCCGGATGGAAGCCGGGGTCGGACGGCATCCGCGAGAAGGACGGCGAGCGCCTGTCGATCACCTTCAACGAGGCGCTGCCGCAGCCGCGCTCGAAGGAGGTCGTGACGCTCATCCAGGAGCAGCTCGCGGAGCTCGGCATCGAGGTCGAGCTCTTCCCCGGCGACCAGGCGGCGCAGGACGAGGCGCGCCTCGACGCCGACACGATCCAGGTGTACCACTCCATGGTCGGCCGCGCCGACTACGACGTGCTCAAGTCGCAGATCTTCTCGACCAACCGCAACGCGAACCTCAACCTCGACACCGCCACCGGCACGATCCACGACCCCGAACTCGACGCGGCGCTCGCCGAGATCGCGTCGGTGCCCACCTCGGATGAGCGCGCGGCCGCGTCGGCGAAGGCCCAGCAGATCCTGGCCGAGCAGGCCTACGTGCTGCCCCTGTTCGAGGAGCCGCAGGTCTTCGGCCTGCAGGCCTCCGTGCAGGGCTTCCAGACCGAGTCGATCGGTCGGCCCTCGTTCTACGACGTGCAGCTCGGCGAGTGA